One part of the Haliotis asinina isolate JCU_RB_2024 chromosome 2, JCU_Hal_asi_v2, whole genome shotgun sequence genome encodes these proteins:
- the LOC137272098 gene encoding uncharacterized protein: protein MDLKMIMRLFSACVLICAVVGQCPAPDDTVLSLEPHDSSAVTRSYSSVRRQVSASSSDRMIQMFLNTLENSKCADLNTIPEDNPDLTSRSKSKPVFQVSLAVNGCEPCPPTVHFLGRFYGSCYVIQPQEQQVRYVTCSVSCLIALLFDSSTDTPNACGSHKIACVETI from the exons ATGGATCTCAAAATG ATTATGCGCCTATTCAGTGCATGTGTGCTGATCTGTGCTGTTGTTGGACAATGTCCGGCTCCAGATGACACTGTTTTGAGCTTGGAGCCCCACGATTCGTCAGCTGTCACACGATCATATTCCTCGGTCAG aagacAGGTATCAGCCTCTTCATCTGATCGGATGATCCAGATGTTCCTCAATACTCTTGAGAACAGCAAATGCGCGGACCTCAACACAATCCCTGAAGACAACCCCGACCTAACATCCAG GTCAAAGTCCAAGCCGGTGTTTCAGGTCAGTCTGGCCGTCAATGGATGCGAGCCATGTCCCCCAACGGTTCATTTCCTCGGTCGCTTCTACGGCAGCTGTTATGTCATCCAACCCCAGGAACAGCAAGTCCGATACGTCACCTGCAG TGTTAGCTGTCTCATTGCCTTGCTATTTGACTCTTCCACAGACACTCCCAATGCCTGTGGCTCCCACAAGATTGCATGTGTAGAAACTATTTGA